From the Phyllopteryx taeniolatus isolate TA_2022b chromosome 16, UOR_Ptae_1.2, whole genome shotgun sequence genome, one window contains:
- the fbxl16 gene encoding F-box/LRR-repeat protein 16 isoform X2: MLNMSTPSELKSPCVTRNGMVKLPPSQPNGLGSASITKGTPAAKNRLCQSSSVPTILPPPPSSLPYHHHHHPDNAVMPHSAASILGCDLEPGKQLVGLKPSLRQLPLLTLPKPILLERQLVLDEKLLNRLLWYFTAAEKCVLAQVCKTWRKVLYQPKFWEGVTPILHAKELYTLLPNGDKEFVSLQAFALRGFQSFCLVGVSDLDICEFIDNYPLSKKGVRSVSLKRSTITDAGLEVMLEQMQGLVHLELSGCNDFTEAGLWSSLNARLTSLSVSDCINVADDAIAAISQLLPNLSELSLQAYHVTDTAMAYFTAKQGYTTHTLRLHSCWEITNHGVVNMVHSLPNLTALSLSGCSKITDDGVELVAENLRKLRSLDLSWCPRITDMALEYIACDLHKLEELVLDRCVRITDTGLGYLSTMSSLRSLYLRWCCQVQDFGLQHLFGMRSLRLLSLAGCPLLTTTGLSGLIQLQDLEELELTNCPGATAELFKYYSQHLPRCMVIE, encoded by the exons ATGTTGAACATGTCCACCCCCAGTGAGCTGAAGTCTCCCTGCGTGACTCGCAACGGCATGGTGAAGCTGCCCCCCAGCCAGCCCAACGGCCTGGGCAGTGCCAGCATCACCAAGGGCACCCCTGCTGCCAAGAACCGCCTGTGCCAGTCCTCCTCGGTTCCCACCATTCTGCCTCCTCCGCCGTCCTCCCTTccctaccaccaccaccaccacccggACAACGCAGTCATGCCGCATTCGGCGGCCTCCATTCTCGGTTGTGACCTGGAACCTGGGAAGCAGCTCGTAGGCCTGAAACCATCCCTGCGCCAACTACCCCTGCTTACTCTACCCAAACCCATTCTACTGGAGCGCCAGCTCGTCCTGGATGAGAAGCTGCTCAACCGACTGCTCTGGTACTTCACCGCAGCCGAAAAGTGCGTGCTGGCGCAGGTATGCAAGACGTGGCGTAAGGTGCTGTACCAGCCCAAGTTCTGGGAAGGTGTGACACCCATACTGCATGCCAAGGAGCTTTACACCCTGTTGCCCAATGGAGACAAGGAGTTTGTCAGTCTGCAGGCCTTCGCCCTGCGTGGCTTCCAGTCTTTTTGCTTAGTTGGCGTGTCAGACCTGGACATTTGTGAGTTCATTGACAACTACCCGCTCTCCAAGAAGGGTGTTCGGTCAGTCAGCCTCAAGAGGTCCACCATCACGGATGCTGGATTAGAG GTCATGTTGGAGCAGATGCAGGGTCTCGTGCATCTGGAACTGTCGGGGTGTAACGACTTCACGGAGGCCGGCCTGTGGTCCAGCCTAAACGCCCGCTTAACGTCGCTCAGCGTCAGCGACTGCATCAACGTGGCGGATGATGCCATCGCTGCCATCTCCCAGCTCCTGCCCAATCTATCGGAGCTGAGTCTGCAGGCCTACCACGTGACTGACACAGCCATGGCCTACTTCACAGCCAAACAG GGCTACACCACCCACACTCTGCGGCTTCACTCGTGTTGGGAGATCACCAATCACGGCGTGGTAAATATGGTGCACAGCCTTCCCAACCTGACAGCGCTCAGCCTCTCCGGCTGCTCCAAAATCACTGACGACGGTGTGGAGCTGGTGGCGGAGAACCTGCGGAAGCTCCGCAGCTTGGACTTGTCATGGTGCCCCCGAATCACTGACATGGCCCTGGAGTACATTGCCTGTGACCTGCATAAATTGGAGGAACTAGTCCTTGACAG GTGTGTACGGATCACAGACACAGGCTTGGGCTATTTGTCCACAATGTCATCGTTGCGGAGCCTCTATCTGCGCTGGTGTTGTCAG GTGCAGGATTTCGGACTGCAGCATTTGTTCGGAATGAGGAGCCTTCGTCTACTCTCTCTGGCAG GTTGCCCCCTGCTGACCACCACCGGCCTGTCGGGCCTCATTCAGCTGCAGGATCTGGAGGAACTGGAGCTGACCAACTGCCCGGGCGCCACCGCCGAGCTCTTCAAATACTACTCGCAACACCTTCCGCGCTGCATGGTGATCGAATAA
- the fbxl16 gene encoding F-box/LRR-repeat protein 16 isoform X1: protein MLNMSTPSELKSPCVTRNGMVKLPPSQPNGLGSASITKGTPAAKNRLCQSSSVPTILPPPPSSLPYHHHHHPDNAVMPHSAASILGCDLEPGKQLVGLKPSLRQLPLLTLPKPILLERQLVLDEKLLNRLLWYFTAAEKCVLAQVCKTWRKVLYQPKFWEGVTPILHAKELYTLLPNGDKEFVSLQAFALRGFQSFCLVGVSDLDICEFIDNYPLSKKGVRSVSLKRSTITDAGLEVMLEQMQGLVHLELSGCNDFTEAGLWSSLNARLTSLSVSDCINVADDAIAAISQLLPNLSELSLQAYHVTDTAMAYFTAKQGYTTHTLRLHSCWEITNHGVVNMVHSLPNLTALSLSGCSKITDDGVELVAENLRKLRSLDLSWCPRITDMALEYIACDLHKLEELVLDRCVRITDTGLGYLSTMSSLRSLYLRWCCQVTQNIHDMFEKAMKSVVRANLGFFCYYCNLQVQDFGLQHLFGMRSLRLLSLAGCPLLTTTGLSGLIQLQDLEELELTNCPGATAELFKYYSQHLPRCMVIE, encoded by the exons ATGTTGAACATGTCCACCCCCAGTGAGCTGAAGTCTCCCTGCGTGACTCGCAACGGCATGGTGAAGCTGCCCCCCAGCCAGCCCAACGGCCTGGGCAGTGCCAGCATCACCAAGGGCACCCCTGCTGCCAAGAACCGCCTGTGCCAGTCCTCCTCGGTTCCCACCATTCTGCCTCCTCCGCCGTCCTCCCTTccctaccaccaccaccaccacccggACAACGCAGTCATGCCGCATTCGGCGGCCTCCATTCTCGGTTGTGACCTGGAACCTGGGAAGCAGCTCGTAGGCCTGAAACCATCCCTGCGCCAACTACCCCTGCTTACTCTACCCAAACCCATTCTACTGGAGCGCCAGCTCGTCCTGGATGAGAAGCTGCTCAACCGACTGCTCTGGTACTTCACCGCAGCCGAAAAGTGCGTGCTGGCGCAGGTATGCAAGACGTGGCGTAAGGTGCTGTACCAGCCCAAGTTCTGGGAAGGTGTGACACCCATACTGCATGCCAAGGAGCTTTACACCCTGTTGCCCAATGGAGACAAGGAGTTTGTCAGTCTGCAGGCCTTCGCCCTGCGTGGCTTCCAGTCTTTTTGCTTAGTTGGCGTGTCAGACCTGGACATTTGTGAGTTCATTGACAACTACCCGCTCTCCAAGAAGGGTGTTCGGTCAGTCAGCCTCAAGAGGTCCACCATCACGGATGCTGGATTAGAG GTCATGTTGGAGCAGATGCAGGGTCTCGTGCATCTGGAACTGTCGGGGTGTAACGACTTCACGGAGGCCGGCCTGTGGTCCAGCCTAAACGCCCGCTTAACGTCGCTCAGCGTCAGCGACTGCATCAACGTGGCGGATGATGCCATCGCTGCCATCTCCCAGCTCCTGCCCAATCTATCGGAGCTGAGTCTGCAGGCCTACCACGTGACTGACACAGCCATGGCCTACTTCACAGCCAAACAG GGCTACACCACCCACACTCTGCGGCTTCACTCGTGTTGGGAGATCACCAATCACGGCGTGGTAAATATGGTGCACAGCCTTCCCAACCTGACAGCGCTCAGCCTCTCCGGCTGCTCCAAAATCACTGACGACGGTGTGGAGCTGGTGGCGGAGAACCTGCGGAAGCTCCGCAGCTTGGACTTGTCATGGTGCCCCCGAATCACTGACATGGCCCTGGAGTACATTGCCTGTGACCTGCATAAATTGGAGGAACTAGTCCTTGACAG GTGTGTACGGATCACAGACACAGGCTTGGGCTATTTGTCCACAATGTCATCGTTGCGGAGCCTCTATCTGCGCTGGTGTTGTCAGGTAACGCAAAATATACACGACATGTTCGAGAAAGCGATGAAGTCTGTGGTTCGAGCAAACTTGGGGTTCTTTTGTTATTATTGCAACCTTCAGGTGCAGGATTTCGGACTGCAGCATTTGTTCGGAATGAGGAGCCTTCGTCTACTCTCTCTGGCAG GTTGCCCCCTGCTGACCACCACCGGCCTGTCGGGCCTCATTCAGCTGCAGGATCTGGAGGAACTGGAGCTGACCAACTGCCCGGGCGCCACCGCCGAGCTCTTCAAATACTACTCGCAACACCTTCCGCGCTGCATGGTGATCGAATAA